In Streptomyces sclerotialus, the DNA window GGCGCGGCGGGTGGGCGGCCGCTGGACAGCGCCCGTACTGGACGCCGACACCGAGGCGGACGTCCCGTGGGTGGCGACCGGGTACATCGCGGGCCCGGCGCTGAGCGAGGTCGTGGAGGGCACGTACGGGTCGCTGCCGGAGTACGGCGTCAGACGGCTCGCCTACGGGCTTGCCAGCGCACTGCTCGACATTCACGGTGCCGGCCTGGTGCACCGCGACCTGAAGCCGTCCAACGTGCTGCTGACCATCGACGGTCCGCGGGTCATCGACTTCGGTATCGCGCGGGCGCTGGACGCGGTGAGCGAGTACACCCAGACGCAGGTCGGCATGGTCGTCGGCTCGCCGAGCTTCATGTCGCCCGAGCAGGTGCGCGGTGAACGCATCACGCCCGCGAGCGACGTCTTCTGCCTGGGCTCGGTGCTCGCGTACGCGGCGTCCGGACGGATGCCCTTCGGGTCGCCGGCATCGGGCGTGCACGCGGTGATGTTCCGCGTCGCCGAATCCACGCCCGACCTGGACGCCGTACCGGAGCACCTGCGGGGGCTGATCGGCGGCTGTCTGGCGAAGGACCCGGAGGAGCGGCCGGCACCGGAGGACCTCATCTCGGAGATCGGGCCGGTGAGCAGCGGCGGGGCGAGCTCTCCCTGGTTGCCGGCCGAGCTGATCGCGCAGCTCGGCCGGCACGCCGTACGGCTGCTGGACACGGATACGCCGCCCTCGGGGCAGCCGGCACGTCCGGGACGCACGACCGGGACGGGCGCCGCCTCCGTGTCGGGCCCCGGCTACGTGTCGGGCAGCACCTCGGTACGCGGCGGCACCTCGGTACGCGGCGGCGTCTCCGTACCGGGCGGTGGCTCCGTACCGGAGCGCGCGGAAGCGCGGACGACGGTCCTGCCGGCCGGCTCGGGAACGGGGACGGGATCGGGGCCGGGGTCGGCAGCGAAGCCGGAGCCGGTATCGGAGCCGGAGTCGGGTGGCTCGTACGGTCCCGGGAGCGCCGCGCCCATTCCTGGGAGCGCCGCGCCCGGCCCCAGGCCCACCCCGCCCCGGCGTCGCTGGGCTCTCGCTGTCGCAGCCGTCACCGTGGCGCTCGCCGGTGCCGGTGTGGCGGTGGTGGCCGTGCCCGCGCTGGGCGGCAGCGGGAAGGGCGACGGCGGTTCCGACATCCCGGCCGCCTACGTGGGCACCTGGACCGGCGACGTCGAGCGGTACGGGGAGCCGACGGGGCAGCAGCGGCGGTTCGTGATCTCGCGCGGGTCGGTCGGCGAGGTGGTCGCCAACAGCATCAGCCTCGGCGCCACCTACGAGTGCAAGAGCGACGGGAAGCTGGTCTCCGTATCGGCCGGGGGCGGGCTGCGGCTGGACACCACTGTGGTGCGGTCCACACCCGAAGGGCGCTGTTCGGCGCTGGGCGAGCACCACCTGAAGCCCGGGCCGAAGGGCACCCTCCTGTGGAGCGCGGCGGGCCGTACGGCGACGCTGCGCCCCGCGGGCCACGAGGTGGTCCCCACGGCGTACCTGGGCACCTGGGAGCGCCCCAACGCCGACGGTGTGGGCACCCAGGTGGTGACGATCAAGCGCACCCCGGTGGGCAGCCCCGCCGTGACGATCGACGTACGGGGCAGCGGCGGGCACTGCACGGCCCGCGCGGACTTCTACTCGGCCGACGGGAAGCTGTCCGTCGGCCCCTCCGTGGTGCAGCGCCCCGCCCCCGGGTGCGCGCCCAGCAGTTCGTCCTTCTTCAGGATCGGCGGCGACGGCACCCTGGTGCGCGAGTTCCGCGGCAACGACAAGCAGCCGCGTACCTACACGAAGGTGCGGTGAACGCGGCTGCTGACGTCACTCGTGAAGGCCGCCCGCCACGGGGCGGGCGGCCTTCACGGGCAGCGGGGGCGAGAGGCCCCCTTCGGGTGCCTCAGTCGAGGAACGAGTTGATCTGGATCGTCTCGTCACGGCCCGGGCCGACGCCGATCGCGGAGATCGGGGCGCCGGACATGTCCTCCAGCGCCTTGACGTACGCCTGGGCGTTCTTCGGGAGCTCGGCGAAGGTCTTGGCCTTGGTGATGTCCTCGGACCAGCCCGGCAGCATCTCGTAGACCGGCTTCGCGTGGTGGAAGTCGCTCTGGTTGTGCGGCAGCTCCTCGACCCGCTTGCCGTCGACCTCGTAGGCGACGCAGACCGGGATCTGCTCCCAGCCGGTCAGCACGTCCAGCTTGGTCAGGAAGAAGTCGGTGAGGCCGTTGACACGGGTCGCGTAGCGCGCGATGACCGCGTCGAACCAGCCGCAGCGGCGGTCCCGGCCGGTGGTCACACCGCGCTCGCCACCGATGGTGCGCAGCGCCTCGCCGTCCTCGTCGAACAGCTCGGTCGGGAACGGGCCGGCGCCGACGCGCGTGGTGTACGCCTTGAGGATGCCGATGACCCGGTTGATCTTCGTCGGGCCGACGCCGGCACCGGTGCAGGCGCCACCGGCGGTCGGGTTCGACGAGGTCACGAAGGGGTACGTGCCGTGGTCGACGTCCAGGAGGGTGCCCTGGCCGCCCTCGAAGAGGACGACCTTGCCCTCGTCGATGGCGTCGTTGAGGATCAGCGTGGTGTCGGCGACGTAGCCCTTGATCTGGTCCGCGTAGCCGAGCATCTCCTCGACGACCTGCTCGGCGACCACCGCGCGGTGGTTGTAGAGCTTGGCGAGCACCTGGTTCTTGAAGTCGAGGGCCGCCTCGACCTTCTGGAGCAGGATCGACTCGTCGAACAGGTCCTGCACCCGGATGCCGGTGCGGTTGATCTTGTCGGCGTAGGTCGGGCCGATGCCGCGGCCCGTGGTGCCGATCTTGCGCTTGCCGAGGAAGCGCTCCGTCACCTTGTCGACGGTGATGTTGTACGGCGTGATCAGGTGGGCGTTACCGCTGATCAGCAGCTTGGACGTGTCGACGCCGCGCTCGTTCAGTCCGCTCAGCTCGGAGAGCAGGACCGCCGGGTCGACGACGACACCGTTACCGATCACCGGGGTGCACCCCGGTGAGAGGATCCCGGAAGGGAGCAGGTGCAGTGCGTATTTCTGGTCGCCCACGACGACCGTGTGGCCGGCATTGTTGCCGCCCTGGTAGCGCACTACATAGTCGACGGACCCACCGAGCAGGTCGGTGGCCTTTCCCTTGCCCTCGTCACCCCACTGAGCACCGAGCAGCACAAGTGCGGGCACAGGCGTACACCCCTTCCGGGCGGGGCATGTCCAACGTGCGAGCGGCTCACTGCCTGGTGCAGCCGCCGCGCGAGCCGTCGAACCGGTGCCCCGGATAGACGAAGCCCCTGGCGCAACAACGACAGGGGCTCTTGCACCGAGAGATTACCCAACATTTCTCTCGGGCGACGAACAGGACAGTCCCGGGGCGCCCGGCCACCGCCGGGGTACGGGGGCCCGCGGCGGCCGCGACGACCGTTTTGCCCCTGTCCTGTCCGAGTCCGTTCCCCGAGAGAACGCAAGCCCTAGGAAGGACCGAGGTGTCGGCTCCAGACCTTGCCGGGCGCTCCCTGCTCGTGGTCATCGACCCGGTCGCCCGCCGTGTGGACGGCGAGTCCGTACGCATCGCCAAGGACGTCCTGTGCGCGGCCGCGACCACGAAGATCTGCTTCCCGGACGATCCCGGAGAATTCGCCCGGGTGCTCGCCCGAAGGGGGCAACGCCGCCCCGTGGTGATCGGCGACGACCGCGCCCTGATGCGCACCGTCGAGCTGCTCCACAAGGAACGTGAGCTGGCCCGGGTGGCCCTGTCGCTGGTGCCCGTCGGGCCGCCGCCCGGTGTCGCGCTGTGCCGGGCACTGGGCGTCCCCACGGACACCGTGACCGCCGCGCGTGCCGTTCTGGACGGCCAGGAGCGCGCCCTCGACCTGCTCGCCGACGACAGCGACGGGATCGTGCTGGGCGGGCTGCGCATTCCGGGCGGCGAACCGGCCGAGCGGCCCGCGCAGCCCGTCCGTACGGCCAACGAAGCGCCGTCCGTGCCCGCGCAGCAGCCCTGGTGGTCCCCGGCCGCCCGGACCGCGCGAGCGGCCCTGTCGTTGCTCACGGCGCCCGTTCCGGGCGGCGGTGAGGGCCGTGCCCGGCGCCGCGACCGGGTGCTGCCCCGGCTGCGCGTGGAGGCGGACGGGGTGGTGCTGGCGGACCTGGACCGGCCGGTGCACCGGGTGTCGGTCGCACCCGTGGGCTGCACGGCGGCGCACGGCACGGCACCCGGTGACGGGGCGCAGTGCTCCTCGCAGGAGCCGGAAGGGCTGGCCGAGGTGGTCGTGCAGTGGCAGGCCGCGGAGGCGCCGGTACGGGTACGGGCGCGGGCCGTGACGGTGTCCGGGCCGGACTTCCGCTACCGGGCGGACGCGGTGATCGGCGGGCCGGTCAGGACGCGGACGTGGACGGTCCAGCCCTCGGCGTGGCGGCTGACGCTGCCCCGGGGATGAGGCAGCGCCTGCGGGCGACTGCGGGTGACGCTTCTCACGTCGCGCAGGCCGCCGTGCGCCGTGCGCCGGCGCGGCCGGCGCTCACTTCCGGAGTTCGTCCGCCGCGTCGCCCTCGTGCTGGGCACGCAGCTCGTCCCGGTGCACGCGCCAGCGGTCCATCATCACGTTCAGCTCCTGCTGCATGAACTCGAAGAACGCGAGCGTCTCGCCGACCCGCCTGCCGGCCGGTGAGGATTCGCCGAGGCTCTGCACGCCGTCGCGCAACGCGATCTCGAAGCGCGTGAGACTGCTGTCCTTGCGGGTCAGGGCCTCGTGCCACTGGTCGCTGTGCACGCGGTACCGGTCGCGGCGGGAGCCGGGCTCACGCTCGCGGCTGACCATGCCGACCTGCGAGAGATAGCGGATCGCGCCGGAGACGGCGGCCGGGCTGATCTGCAGCCGCTCGCTGATCTCCGCCGAGGTCAGTACGCCGGAGTCGGAAGCGAGCAGGCAGCCGAAGACCCGCGCGGGCATGCGCGGCATCCCCGCGTCCGCCAGCTGCGCGGCGAAACGTTCCACGAACTGGGCGACCGCCTCGTCGTCCCGGTTTTCCACAGGCTGCTCCTCGCTCATCTGCCCATCCTCTCGCCTTCTCCCGCCACCCGACCTGCGCATCTCCGCCGCAGCACACCCCGCTCTCGATTTTATACGCTTCCTTAACTTCACAAATTTGTGAAAGCCGCGTACGTTCAAAAACATGAGTACATCACTCGACCCTGCCGCGGCGGTCCACGTCGCCGGTCTCCGCAAGTCCTTCGGCCGCACCCGCGCGCTCGACAGCCTCGACCTCACCGTCACCCCCGGCGAGGTCCACGGCTTCCTCGGCCCCAACGGCGCCGGGAAGTCCACCACCATCCGCGTCCTGCTGGGCCTGCTGCGCGCCGACGCCGGCGACGCCCGCCTGCTGGGCAAGGACCCGTGGCGCGACGCGGTCGAGCTGCACCGCCGCATCGCGTACGTGCCCGGCGACGTGACGCTGTGGCGCAACCTCTCCGGCGGCGAGGTCATAGACCTGTACGGCAGGCTCCGCGGCGGCCTGGACGGCGCCCGCCGGGCGGACTTGCTGGAGCGCTTCGAGCTCGACCCCACCAAGAAGGGACGCACCTACTCCAAGGGCAACCGGCAGAAGGTCGCCCTGGTCGCCGCCTTCGCCTCCGACGTCGACCTGCTGATCCTCGACGAGCCGACCTCCGGCCTCGACCCGCTGATGGAGGAGGTCTTCCAGGAGTGCGTCCTGGAGGCCCGCGACCGCGGGTGCACGGTCCTGCTC includes these proteins:
- a CDS encoding GbsR/MarR family transcriptional regulator; this translates as MSEEQPVENRDDEAVAQFVERFAAQLADAGMPRMPARVFGCLLASDSGVLTSAEISERLQISPAAVSGAIRYLSQVGMVSREREPGSRRDRYRVHSDQWHEALTRKDSSLTRFEIALRDGVQSLGESSPAGRRVGETLAFFEFMQQELNVMMDRWRVHRDELRAQHEGDAADELRK
- a CDS encoding adenylosuccinate synthase codes for the protein MPALVLLGAQWGDEGKGKATDLLGGSVDYVVRYQGGNNAGHTVVVGDQKYALHLLPSGILSPGCTPVIGNGVVVDPAVLLSELSGLNERGVDTSKLLISGNAHLITPYNITVDKVTERFLGKRKIGTTGRGIGPTYADKINRTGIRVQDLFDESILLQKVEAALDFKNQVLAKLYNHRAVVAEQVVEEMLGYADQIKGYVADTTLILNDAIDEGKVVLFEGGQGTLLDVDHGTYPFVTSSNPTAGGACTGAGVGPTKINRVIGILKAYTTRVGAGPFPTELFDEDGEALRTIGGERGVTTGRDRRCGWFDAVIARYATRVNGLTDFFLTKLDVLTGWEQIPVCVAYEVDGKRVEELPHNQSDFHHAKPVYEMLPGWSEDITKAKTFAELPKNAQAYVKALEDMSGAPISAIGVGPGRDETIQINSFLD
- a CDS encoding serine/threonine-protein kinase yields the protein MDGLKGLTTEDPRTIGAYRLLGRLGTGGMGRVYLARSEGGRTVAVKLVKTELAAEQEFRDRFRAEVAAARRVGGRWTAPVLDADTEADVPWVATGYIAGPALSEVVEGTYGSLPEYGVRRLAYGLASALLDIHGAGLVHRDLKPSNVLLTIDGPRVIDFGIARALDAVSEYTQTQVGMVVGSPSFMSPEQVRGERITPASDVFCLGSVLAYAASGRMPFGSPASGVHAVMFRVAESTPDLDAVPEHLRGLIGGCLAKDPEERPAPEDLISEIGPVSSGGASSPWLPAELIAQLGRHAVRLLDTDTPPSGQPARPGRTTGTGAASVSGPGYVSGSTSVRGGTSVRGGVSVPGGGSVPERAEARTTVLPAGSGTGTGSGPGSAAKPEPVSEPESGGSYGPGSAAPIPGSAAPGPRPTPPRRRWALAVAAVTVALAGAGVAVVAVPALGGSGKGDGGSDIPAAYVGTWTGDVERYGEPTGQQRRFVISRGSVGEVVANSISLGATYECKSDGKLVSVSAGGGLRLDTTVVRSTPEGRCSALGEHHLKPGPKGTLLWSAAGRTATLRPAGHEVVPTAYLGTWERPNADGVGTQVVTIKRTPVGSPAVTIDVRGSGGHCTARADFYSADGKLSVGPSVVQRPAPGCAPSSSSFFRIGGDGTLVREFRGNDKQPRTYTKVR
- a CDS encoding ABC transporter ATP-binding protein — protein: MSTSLDPAAAVHVAGLRKSFGRTRALDSLDLTVTPGEVHGFLGPNGAGKSTTIRVLLGLLRADAGDARLLGKDPWRDAVELHRRIAYVPGDVTLWRNLSGGEVIDLYGRLRGGLDGARRADLLERFELDPTKKGRTYSKGNRQKVALVAAFASDVDLLILDEPTSGLDPLMEEVFQECVLEARDRGCTVLLSSHLLSEIEALCDRVSIIRKGRTVESGSLADLRHLTRTSVIAELAGPPDGLSRLPGVHDLDVHGRRVRLQVDTDKLDAVLRSLTSSGVRSLTSTPPTLEELFLRHYQDDLGTGDRRAAEGTAAAAEPSGAEEVTPR